DNA from Salmo trutta chromosome 14, fSalTru1.1, whole genome shotgun sequence:
GGTAGGACCAATCAGAACAGGTGAAATTAACATGAATCCATTCTGGTGGTAAaatattagggttagggtcaatCAATTCTGGAAGTCAGGTTAACTTACACTCTTCCTGGTATCCACTATTTTGGTGGGCCCCTGTGGCTGATCCCCATGGAGTAGGGTGTTCCAAGAGGGGACAGCAACTGACGATTTGGACACTACAAAACCGCAAATGAAATAAAGTCCCAGTCACTAAACTGTTAGTTTATAATAACATTTCAAGGGATGCTATTCAGATGAAATTTCAACAGTAATGTACAGATTCAGTACATTAGACAGGTGAGGAAAACATATGCAATGAAGTATAACAGGAGTGATACAGCTTCATCCGAAATGGCTTCCCATTTCCTAttcacaacttttgaccagggacacTAGGGCTTGTattaaaagcagtgcactatatagggaatagggtgccattttagattCAACCAGGCACTGTCAAGGACGACTAACGCCACTCTGGTGAATGTTTTACTGAGGAAATGCCGCGTTACCTGCGATCCCTGCGTGTCGTAGTTTCCCCAGGGCCGAGGCCAGAGAGGACTTCTGACACTCGTAGGGAATGACGGAGAGGGCCTTGCCATGAGGGACAAACAGCTTTCCTAAATAACACCAGACCTGAGGGGAAATGAAGGAATGATAATTGATATAAATAGGAGTGAAGCGAGTCTTATTTGGTGCAAGATACAAGTATAGAGTCATGAGAGTTGTGAGGCAAAAATTCAAAATTCTGAGTATTCCTACCTGTCCATGGATTCTTCCCACCACCTCCTTGCCAGCCTGAAGAGTCTGGAAATTAGTATTCCAGATGCAGAGGAAATCtgaaaatgaaaaaaatcattGAAAAAAGGATTGGATGGATGTCAACAATATGGTGAAAGCTCCCGAGCATACAATGGGAAGATATCACCATGTTGTTTACACGCATCAAATCAGAACTTCGAAAAGTACGTATCTACGGGTTGATGTTGGATTGGGTGAATGTGTGCGAGAATCATAATTCAATCAAATTCATGAAGTAAACTACAATTCCAATTTCCCACGAGGAAAATTGCCATTTCAGTTTAGCTCCTGAATTGACATGGCATTGATCCCACCCGATATTTACCTTTTCCAGTCCTGGCGGAGGGATGGGGCATCCCCACCACAGCCACATGAGCTTCGTCCAGGGCCACTGCCGAGGCAGCTCCCAGCTCCCCCTCCCCAGCGGGCAGCCTCAGGCGCAGGCTACGAGGCAGGGCCTGCACCCCTTCCAGCCCCACAGGCCCCCGCACAGCCACCACACTCTGGTACACACAGCCGTTACGGTCTGGAgtaaagagagtgagagatgaccgacaactgtttttcattgtttgtGAAGTGCTTCATTGATATCGAATGCACTACCATTTCAACAGTATTCCAGTTATCTGGGCAGGCGGGGGGTGGGGTACACCATTAAAGCTGCAATGTCTAACTTTTTGggagacctgaccaaattcacaaagaaatgagagttatagatctgtcactcaTCGAAAgtaagtctaagaagtggtatatATGTTCTGTGTGTGCCATCTCTATGCTTtctgttcttaagtttagttttcatgtcttttactttcggttttgtacaccagcttcaaacagctgaaaacacAAAATTTGTGGATATttaaaagatatttcacagcattTGACATGGTACATTGATTCTCTATacattgttttgtcacaaactgaaaataGGTTAACTATTAGAATTTAAACAACCAGGAAATGCCAGAACGATTTCTGCATAATGCACCTTAAAAGCTGAattaacatcactacattaacaTTTCTAACATACTACTTTGGCAGGGAAGTGATGGCCGTACTCACACAGGTAGAGCAGGTTGATGTGTTTGTCccggagagaggcagagaaactcaATGGGGGAGCTCCAGAGTCTTCTCTCTCCAGCCTATACTTCTGTAGGGTGTTGGGGTTGAGCCTCTGCACATACAGGAAGTGCTCCCCTTTCTGTGACGGACAACAGGGAAGCCATGTTTAACACGACAGTGTGGCACCGAATTCATACTTGCACAAAATATAGCATGTTGCAAATGGCTCCAGGTTTATGCCTGATCATTTGCAGGTCATTGAGTACACGGCTATTCAGCGTACTGGTGTACCACAAGGAAAGGATATTCTACCTGCTCTGTCGTGAAGAGGACAAAGTGTTGTTTCTCAGCCACCATGTTGGTGCTCCACCTATGGGGTAACATGAGGACATTGTCAACTGTGTGCATCTCACACAATAAACTATTGTTTACCCAAACGAGCCAAGTACTGACAGCAGTGTGGACAGCATTATCATAGCCTCTGACTCACTGTAAATTAATATGGTTGcaagtttatttttttaaatatccatGGCTCTGAAAGAGAATAAGCCAACCGGCCTCTATAGTGATGGGACTAAAGCCAACCAACCCGAAGGTTATGGATCGCTAATCCAGACTAGTGTCCATTGTCTGACCTTATGACCTCCTCCTCGGACAGGATGTCCTCTATGGGCTGCTGGGGGGCGGAGAGGAGGGAGTCCAGGAGTCTGACTGCCCCTCTCTGGAACAGCACCACAGGCTCTCCCCCTGGGGCAGAGTGGACCCGCCATACATCAGCAGATACCTAacagacatgcagacacacaAGTAGTTAAGACCAATAACTGCGAGACATCGCAAAATGACTGCAAAGTCAGAGGAAAGTCTAAGATAAAAAGTAATTGTATGGCATAATTTGATTCAGTTATGCTACAATGACTTCTCACTGGCACAGTTCATGTTAATTTGCAGAGTATGTCACCATAATTGACAAAGTCAAAGCAGATGAGattgaaattgtgtgtgtgtgagagggagctCATACTTACAGTTGCTTTAAAAACTTTGTCTAAATTGAGGTCTTCATCTTTCCAAACTCTGATGACCTAGTGAGTAAACATTTATTGACCATGAACAACATGAAGACaataactttattttaagaagtaAGTCCAACTGTCAAATCCAGATGTTTTAAATTTGTTTAGTTTCTATGTTCATGGAAAGTGTCCACAAGTGTTACCTTGTTGTCTGAGACGACTACATACTCCTTGGTCTGAAAGTTGAACACTGCAGGACAAGTCAACAACTGTCCCTGTTTCACCGTCCAGCTACCCAGAGGCTTCTGGTCTGAAACCTGTCAACACAGCACCTCATACGTAAACACCACATTCACTTTTCAACACAAACACAGCCTTTGTCATATTATTAAGGTAAGTTAAGTTCATATTCAAATACATGACGAGTGTGACTACCTTTTTGACAGTGGTACTAACGTCAGCTAACCAAACAAACCCACGCCAAGCAGCTATCTAGTAGTACTGTTCTCATCGAAACAGTACGTGTGATAACGTCCACCTATGTGCACGTCGATTGATGCAAGTAAACCGTCTGAATACGCAGATGCGTAGCTAGATAGTTGTTGAACACCATTGCAATACTGGTAAGAGAGTGAGCAATTTttatatgtagctagctatattttgaaACGCGTCGGATCCCCCCACTGCAATGTCAATGGACACGAGTGTGCCATCTTCCCATCAGCTGAGCTGGTTCAACATTTCAGCCACTTGTATTGGTCAACATTACCTTGTATAAAGTGACAGATCTCGTGGAATCGGTGACGACGGCATGGTCACTGTCTCCATCCAGTTCAATTCCCTGAATTGCCGAATCTGAAGCACTTGGAGTTTGTACAAGTCCGCACAACGTGAATCCCTCATTCAGCGTGGCCATGCTGGATGAAGAAAATAGGAAGTGCAAACCTCGCGAGACTTACGCACGGCTACCATAGAGTATTCAGTGTATGGTTTCTACATGAAAAACTTCAGTAAGATCAGACAGCGCCCCCTGTGACTAGTTTATGGTATTTCATATTGAGTTGTGGTAATGTTGTGTGACGCCTGTAACGGTCTGTGCCCCTGTGGTTATATTCAATATACACTAtttatacaaagtatgtggacaccccttcaaatgagtggattcagctatttcagccacatatataaaatagagcacacagccatgcaatctccacagccaaacattggcagtagaatggccttactgaagagctcagtgactttcaacgtggcaccgtcataggatgccacctttccaacgagtcagttcgtaaaataattgccctgctagagctgccccggtcaactgtaagtgctgttactgtgaagtttaaatatctaggagcaacaacggctcagctgcgaaattgtaggccacacaaactcacagaacgggaccggcgagtcctaaaaattgtctgtcctcagttgcaacactcactactgagttccaaattgcctctggaagcaacatcagcacaataactgtttagtggagcttcatgaaatgggtttccatggccgagcagccacacacaagcctgagatcaccatacgcaaagccaagcgtcagctggagtggtgtaaagctcgccgccattggacccaggagcagtggaaacctgtctctggagtgatgaatcacgcttcaccatctggcagtccggcagactaatctgggtttggtgaaTGCCAGGagcacgctacctgccccaatgcatagtgccaactgtaatgtttggtggaggaggaataatggtctggggctgtttttcatggtttgggctaggccccttagtaccagtgaagggaaatcgtaacgctacagcatacaatgacattccagacgattctctgcttccaacttcgtggcaacagtttggggaaggtcctttcctgtttcagcataacaatgtcCCCATGCATAAAgcaaggtccataaagaaatggtttgtcgagatcggtgtgaaagaatttgactggcctgtatagagccctgacctcaaccccatagaacacctttgggatgaattggaacgctgactgcgagccaggcctaatcgcccaatatcagtgcccgacctcactaatgctcttgtggctgaatggaagcaatcccccgcatcaatgttccaacatctagtggaaagccttcccagaagagtggaggctgttatagtggcaaaggggagaccaactccatattaatgcccatgattttggaatgagatgttcgatgagcaggtgtccacatacttttggtcatgtggtgtataTAGCAAAATGTTCATTCCCCTTGCTCTttatctttcactctctctcacacacacaaacccccatGCAATCACACACCAAcatgcgcatgcacacacacacacacacacacacacacacacacacacacacacacacacacacacacacacacatacacacacacacacactttcagagGCACCACATCTGACAACCAACAATGGCAAAGTGTAGTAGCAAGTAAACTTTATTTACTACAAGAATTAAGAAAAAAGTGAAACAATAATTACAACAGAGAACCAAATGTACCTCAAGGAGGGCAGTAAAAATATAACAAATATAATCAGTGGAAGAACCCAGAGCGACTTCCAGTAGCCGAACAAGGATGGCACTTCAGATAGGGAGACAGTAGCTCTGGTCCTGGGTGTTAGTGTGGATTGCTAACACTCGTCCTGCTTAGGAGGCTCAGTGTCAGGAAGCAGCAGTGAcaacctggaccagagctagggaGACAGCACGACAGCCTGGCAAGCCGCATCAGGTGGGACACAACGAAAGCTTGGTCCTTTTCTTAGAATCAACAGATGCCATTTGAAATACAGCAAACCACAAAATCAAACTACAGCACTTGTGAAAATTATAACAGAAAAACAACCTCCGAGTCAagatatattgtaaaaattcaaaAGTAaacacagtccccccccccccaaaaaaaaagattgaTTCAAATATTGTTTTTATAGATAATGTGTCATTATATCAAAGAGCTGTAGGATCACCAAAAGCAACTGGAACGTCGATGATGCAAATTCAAAGTAAATCTTTTCACAGTGAGCACAATATGTTGAAAAATACCTATTTTCAATGTCCTTTCaaccaaaaatacattttttttaatgtattttgcaCATAGGGTTGTAACGTACAGTATGTAGTTACAATGGTCTTTTCTACTGTGGATTTTTCAACAGCTCGATAAAGAGAACTAACAAATGGGACATTGCACCTTAAATGTTATAGATTCAAACCAAACTTTTGCACTCTCAAAAACGAACGCAAAATGACAAGTATAATCTCAAGGGTTGGTTATTTTTCAGTGAAGGACTAGGTTTCGTAAATAGTAAACTCATTCACTTTCTGTTCCATGCTCCACATAAGCTCACTCAAAAAGTCTTCATGAACTTATGTGGAGCATGCAACCCGAAAACGAAAAAGTTTACTATTTATAAAACCTAGACCTTCTCTCTGAAAAAAAAAACTGAACCTGGATGTTATGCCTGCCATTTTGATTTCGTTTTGATATAGCCATTAGCTTACTGGCACTCAAACATATCCCTGGATCTTTTTTATTCCTGATAGTCAATATCATTTAACACATGTATCCCACAGGAAATTTTACAGCAAAGACAAGTACAGTTTAGAATGATAGTGAGCATCTTGTGTAAAGATGAGACATTTTGGGGTTAGACACTGAAGAGTGGTCTATAGTGTTGAGTGGTCTATATCTGACCAACGAGTAGGCTTGTGTAACTTCGGTCCAACAAACCCCTCGTACAGAGATATAACAGTCAGTACGTTTGTTAACGGCTAATTTCGTTTTCTCATCAAAAAGTGCAAATGCAcacaaatgtaatgtaatgtgacGTCTTCAGGACAAAACAATGGTCAACAGGTACCACAAACTTCAGCTATTTCTCTCAAAATCTTGTAAATGTTGATGATGAAAGTAACTAACATGAAGCTCTATTTCAAATCAATGTTTTGAAATTGCAATAAATTGAATAGTAGGCTTAAAAAGGGCCATTCCGCCACTTtacaaactcatattcattatctccagcaccatacGGGTGTCTAGATATGTGAAAACGGtgtgtttctatgatctgtggttgcAAAGATAAGGTGGTCCTaaatgcttctctgtgacatcacaagGTAGGATTAAAAGTTAGAAAAACTGTGATTTTCAAAACTGGCAATGAGTTTCaagccagagggagggtattttATTGCTCCACGTCACCATGaatctcatagtgtttgaaaatTATTTTTTTGAAATGGTTGATGATGTCATCGGGTAGAACTTTGTAACTTTATATTTCTTTCTACAAAATGTAGAACggcgccattttcacatatgcAGGCACTGTTTTTgagctggagataatgaaaatgaggttgaaaagtggtgcaATTGCCCTTTAACACTACAACAAAATGggatgttttttctttattgaaATGTTTTGGATTTGTATACAGACGAGACAATATAGACTTTTGCATGCAGAGGCACTGAGTAGAGCGTTGTCTTCTCAGAACATGCTCAGTTTCAGTCTCTGCTAAAACTCCGCTTTACTATACAATGGTTACACTACAGAGCCTAGGACAACGTCACATTCGCTTTCTCCACAATTTCGCAGCAACAATATATCCTGCCATTTATATACACATATACTTCACATATGTAGACATGTTTGTGAACATTTCATGCGGCATATGACACCCCTTTATGCATTTATGTGATTGTATAAAACAGTAGCTAGGGCATTACAGTCCTCGatgtttctcccccccccccccaaaaaaaagtttCTGATGACACACTGTGGTGAGGCTAGCGCAGGGAGAAAAAAGTGGCCGCCGCTAACGTCGTTGCGTCAAAATAACTTTCTGATCCCACCAAAACTGGTACAGTACCAACATTGGCAAGCAACATTATCGGTATTCCTAAAAACACAATGCGCACAACGCAAAGATAACCAAGTACATAGGATAAGGCCAGGTTGAAGCGAGTGCCCTGCGAAAGCATGGAATTTCTTATCAACTCCACTGTGCTCAATGTTCATTTACATCATATCCCCCAAATGGCATTTTTCCTAGTCATATCTGTTCTGTTGCTATACCAATTTGATTAAACTGACTGCATCACTCCTCAATGTCAAACTTGATGCCCAATATGTATTTTATCATGGCTTATTTAATGTTGTGTAAACGTTCCAAAGGTTAGTTAAGTAGACAGGTGAGTATAGATATAGTATATAGATATATCTGTGCAGGTATAAAAATGGTGTTTTAAAGCAAGGAGAGAATGCTTATGTTCCCTGCCCTTCCTAAAGAGGGCTGAGGCAGAGCTCTGGAGACCTGAG
Protein-coding regions in this window:
- the LOC115208591 gene encoding nucleolar protein 11-like isoform X1 → MATLNEGFTLCGLVQTPSASDSAIQGIELDGDSDHAVVTDSTRSVTLYKVSDQKPLGSWTVKQGQLLTCPAVFNFQTKEYVVVSDNKVIRVWKDEDLNLDKVFKATVSADVWRVHSAPGGEPVVLFQRGAVRLLDSLLSAPQQPIEDILSEEEVIRWSTNMVAEKQHFVLFTTEQKGEHFLYVQRLNPNTLQKYRLEREDSGAPPLSFSASLRDKHINLLYLYRNGCVYQSVVAVRGPVGLEGVQALPRSLRLRLPAGEGELGAASAVALDEAHVAVVGMPHPSARTGKDFLCIWNTNFQTLQAGKEVVGRIHGQVWCYLGKLFVPHGKALSVIPYECQKSSLASALGKLRHAGIAVSKSSVAVPSWNTLLHGDQPQGPTKIVDTRKSKLRRKSQSAPALTVDEVVELIKTGPVEEVQREVEALVSRGEAQDLQLSVGWLARHLVARSQAETAFYTPGALAQLVQTQCLCHSVCPDLLLLALEHKDYFLCQLCLQLFPDIPEVVTCACLKTFISVPDGDVEMVSLEPDSVSLMEGLVAAGARGGQQNGFSPPLFEEDSCDAHHQPKPPQHQDKKNPTLQLEVCPVGLHKAVLLNEVLQTPYSDNLLLPHLKDLNAQQVILFLQYLHFVYLKYSQDVYTQTPGLRSPTVTQIIDWVCLLLDAHFTVLVMAPDAKGLLSNLQSFVKSQVKLFSELGKIEGSLQELHKMKPSKDISQYSIEVIELF
- the LOC115208591 gene encoding nucleolar protein 11-like isoform X2 translates to MATLNEGFTLCGLVQTPSASDSAIQGIELDGDSDHAVVTDSTRSVTLYKVSDQKPLGSWTVKQGQLLTCPAVFNFQTKEYVVVSDNKVIRVWKDEDLNLDKVFKATVSADVWRVHSAPGGEPVVLFQRGAVRLLDSLLSAPQQPIEDILSEEEVIRWSTNMVAEKQHFVLFTTEQKGEHFLYVQRLNPNTLQKYRLEREDSGAPPLSFSASLRDKHINLLYLYRNGCVYQSVVAVRGPVGLEGVQALPRSLRLRLPAGEGELGAASAVALDEAHVAVVGMPHPSARTGKDFLCIWNTNFQTLQAGKEVVGRIHGQVWCYLGKLFVPHGKALSVIPYECQKSSLASALGKLRHAVSKSSVAVPSWNTLLHGDQPQGPTKIVDTRKSKLRRKSQSAPALTVDEVVELIKTGPVEEVQREVEALVSRGEAQDLQLSVGWLARHLVARSQAETAFYTPGALAQLVQTQCLCHSVCPDLLLLALEHKDYFLCQLCLQLFPDIPEVVTCACLKTFISVPDGDVEMVSLEPDSVSLMEGLVAAGARGGQQNGFSPPLFEEDSCDAHHQPKPPQHQDKKNPTLQLEVCPVGLHKAVLLNEVLQTPYSDNLLLPHLKDLNAQQVILFLQYLHFVYLKYSQDVYTQTPGLRSPTVTQIIDWVCLLLDAHFTVLVMAPDAKGLLSNLQSFVKSQVKLFSELGKIEGSLQELHKMKPSKDISQYSIEVIELF